In a single window of the Priestia filamentosa genome:
- the treR gene encoding trehalose operon repressor: protein MKENKYMSIYQNIVQDVKRGEYKPGDKLPSEHELAEHYKTSRETIRKSLNLLAQNGYIQKIRGKGSIVLDMTQFNLPISGLVSFKELSKEMSNPPKTKVNELTEMEGNAFLEKVLELSPGEKVWQVVRSRNFDGENVILDKDYFKQSIVEQLTVEICKNSIYEYLEKDLGLIISFAKKEFVVEKCTEEDYAYLDLKGYDHVVVVRNYVYLEDATLFQYTESRHRLDKFQFVDFARREK, encoded by the coding sequence ATGAAAGAAAATAAATATATGAGTATATATCAAAATATTGTACAGGACGTGAAAAGAGGGGAGTACAAGCCAGGTGACAAACTTCCCTCAGAGCACGAACTTGCCGAGCATTATAAAACATCAAGAGAAACAATTCGTAAATCGCTAAACTTGTTAGCTCAAAACGGCTATATCCAAAAGATTCGCGGAAAGGGATCCATTGTTCTGGATATGACACAATTTAACCTCCCTATTTCAGGCCTTGTTAGCTTTAAAGAGCTTTCTAAAGAGATGAGTAATCCACCTAAAACAAAAGTAAACGAGCTTACGGAAATGGAAGGGAACGCATTTTTAGAGAAAGTGTTAGAACTCTCGCCAGGAGAGAAGGTGTGGCAAGTTGTCCGCTCACGAAATTTTGATGGGGAAAATGTTATTTTAGACAAAGATTACTTCAAACAAAGTATTGTTGAGCAATTGACAGTTGAGATTTGTAAGAACTCTATTTACGAGTATTTAGAGAAAGACTTAGGGTTGATTATCAGTTTTGCTAAAAAAGAATTTGTTGTGGAAAAATGCACAGAAGAAGACTACGCATATTTAGATTTAAAAGGATATGACCACGTTGTTGTTGTGCGCAACTACGTTTATCTTGAAGATGCGACTCTTTTTCAATACACGGAATCAAGACATCGCCTTGATAAATTTCAGTTCGTCGATTTCGCCAGAAGAGAAAAATAA
- a CDS encoding YrvL family regulatory protein, whose product MKIIVTGISAQFKVTVLLKYGVELLFLYGSLSIVDDWMESISLSSYSKLFFAILLLIIGHIDSLQNKKHKNK is encoded by the coding sequence TTGAAGATTATAGTAACAGGGATCTCTGCACAGTTTAAAGTAACCGTTCTTTTAAAGTATGGAGTAGAACTTCTCTTTCTTTATGGATCTCTTTCCATTGTAGACGACTGGATGGAGAGTATATCGCTATCTTCGTATAGTAAACTATTTTTCGCTATTTTACTTCTTATCATAGGGCATATTGATTCTTTACAAAACAAGAAGCATAAAAATAAATGA
- a CDS encoding amino acid permease, with amino-acid sequence MSNNEQQNNGLQRTMKARHLFMISLGGCIGTGFFLGSGYTINQAGSLGAVLSYLVGGLVMYLTLVCLGELSVAMPESGSFQTYATKFIGPATGFAIGWLYWLGWGVTVALEFLSSGQLMQRWFPDSPIWMWCLIFTIVVFLLNALSAKAFGESEFVFSSIKILAILLFIIVGGAAMFGLVDMKGGESAPFFSHFVSDGLFPNGVTALLITMISVNFSFQGTELIGIAAGESENPEKTIPKSIRQTVWRTLFFFVLSVVIVAGVLPREQAGVVESPFVAVLDKVGVPYAADIMNFVILIALLSVANSGLYAATRILYSLSKEGMASPSIAKVNKKGIPMNALLITLAVALLSLLSSVFAAETVFVWLLSLAGLGAQIGWIAITWSHLAFRKKYVQQGGKVEDLKFKTPLYPFLPAVALIANLIVMASMAFDGEQRLALYWGGGFFIACYIYYFIRVKGKREGKEFKQEVELKEGKRMMM; translated from the coding sequence ATGAGTAATAATGAACAACAAAATAATGGCTTACAAAGAACAATGAAAGCCCGACACTTGTTTATGATCTCCTTAGGAGGCTGTATTGGAACAGGCTTCTTTTTAGGGTCAGGATATACAATTAACCAAGCAGGTTCACTAGGTGCGGTTTTATCATACTTAGTAGGTGGACTTGTAATGTACTTAACCCTTGTTTGTTTAGGTGAGTTGTCTGTTGCAATGCCTGAATCGGGATCATTCCAGACATATGCTACAAAATTTATTGGTCCTGCAACGGGATTTGCGATTGGCTGGCTATACTGGTTAGGTTGGGGTGTAACGGTTGCCCTAGAGTTTTTATCATCAGGTCAGCTTATGCAACGATGGTTTCCAGATTCGCCAATTTGGATGTGGTGTTTAATCTTTACTATAGTTGTCTTTTTACTAAATGCTTTATCAGCAAAGGCATTTGGGGAATCTGAATTTGTCTTTTCGAGTATTAAGATATTAGCTATTTTATTATTTATTATTGTCGGCGGAGCCGCAATGTTTGGGCTTGTAGACATGAAAGGTGGAGAAAGCGCGCCGTTTTTCTCTCACTTTGTTAGCGACGGTCTTTTTCCAAATGGCGTAACGGCTCTTCTTATTACGATGATTAGCGTAAACTTTTCGTTCCAAGGAACAGAGCTTATCGGGATTGCGGCAGGAGAGAGTGAAAATCCTGAAAAAACAATTCCAAAATCTATTCGACAAACGGTATGGAGAACGCTTTTCTTCTTTGTTCTTTCTGTAGTTATCGTAGCAGGGGTATTACCAAGAGAGCAGGCGGGCGTTGTTGAAAGTCCGTTCGTGGCTGTGTTAGATAAAGTTGGAGTACCGTATGCAGCAGATATTATGAACTTTGTAATTTTAATTGCACTTTTATCTGTTGCAAACTCAGGTCTTTATGCAGCAACTCGTATTCTTTATTCGCTTTCTAAAGAAGGAATGGCAAGCCCTTCAATTGCTAAAGTAAATAAAAAAGGGATTCCAATGAATGCGTTGCTGATTACACTTGCTGTAGCACTCTTATCGCTTCTTTCAAGCGTTTTTGCAGCAGAAACCGTATTTGTTTGGCTTCTGTCACTTGCAGGATTAGGAGCGCAAATTGGTTGGATTGCCATTACCTGGTCACATCTAGCATTTAGAAAGAAATATGTGCAACAAGGCGGAAAAGTAGAAGATTTAAAGTTCAAAACTCCGCTTTATCCATTTTTACCTGCAGTGGCTTTAATTGCAAATCTTATCGTTATGGCAAGCATGGCGTTTGATGGAGAACAACGATTAGCTCTTTATTGGGGAGGCGGCTTTTTCATTGCTTGTTATATTTACTACTTTATTCGAGTAAAAGGCAAGCGAGAAGGAAAAGAGTTTAAACAAGAAGTAGAGCTAAAAGAAGGAAAACGAATGATGATGTAA
- a CDS encoding energy-coupling factor transporter transmembrane component T family protein, with translation MQLEEINPAIKGLVVLLSVIFLSLFLTVWTPLLFFIITVLATFAFGKVSFKKWLLVLLPFLLVAFGYFWTSIVFGDEEFKTGSKVIAHVWFITVTETTLQNGLSLALRVLGFASLSLLFIFTTDKTELMLSLMQQCKLPPKFAYGILAGYRFLPQMKDEFQTIQNAHRIRGIKRATTLKDRIHQLKRYIIPLLASAIRKAERTALAMESKGFTGAKGRVFYKTTSIKKKDAIFLLSTFLVMAICYYAPKLFQFTF, from the coding sequence TTGCAACTTGAAGAGATTAATCCTGCCATAAAAGGACTTGTTGTTTTACTGTCTGTTATTTTCTTATCGCTCTTTTTGACAGTGTGGACGCCTTTATTATTCTTTATCATCACCGTCTTAGCCACATTTGCATTTGGCAAGGTTTCTTTCAAAAAATGGCTCCTTGTTCTGCTTCCTTTTCTGCTTGTGGCTTTTGGCTACTTTTGGACTTCTATTGTTTTTGGGGATGAAGAATTTAAAACAGGAAGCAAAGTTATCGCTCATGTTTGGTTTATTACGGTTACAGAGACAACGCTTCAAAATGGACTTAGCCTTGCTTTAAGAGTGCTTGGTTTTGCCTCTCTCTCATTGTTATTTATTTTTACTACAGATAAAACAGAGCTGATGTTAAGTCTTATGCAGCAATGTAAGCTGCCACCTAAATTTGCTTACGGTATACTAGCAGGTTATCGCTTTTTACCCCAGATGAAGGATGAGTTTCAAACCATTCAAAATGCTCATCGTATTCGCGGAATTAAACGAGCAACAACGCTTAAAGACCGAATTCATCAGTTGAAGCGTTATATTATTCCTCTTTTAGCAAGTGCTATTCGTAAAGCAGAACGAACAGCACTTGCTATGGAGTCAAAAGGATTTACAGGAGCGAAAGGACGCGTTTTTTATAAAACAACGTCTATCAAAAAGAAGGATGCCATTTTCCTTCTCTCCACTTTCCTCGTGATGGCCATTTGCTATTATGCTCCTAAGCTTTTTCAATTTACGTTTTAA
- a CDS encoding ABC transporter ATP-binding protein, which produces MIENRLPLNVKNLSFSFEEDEEKKLKNISFSASKGDSIFVLGPSGAGKSTLTLCLNGLYPEAVDGSLNGEVQIFGRDLSSFETGEACQYVGVVFQNPDNQFCMLTLEDEVAFGLENINYPKENMEERIDEMLSLVGLLPYKQSSISILSGGQKQKLALACVLALQPDILILDEPTANLDPASTKELVSLVSTLQEEYKFTLLVIEHKLDDWVHLIKRCLVFNKDGEMILDTSLEDCFKHHYELLIEHGTWIPHISSLAYTGIEKGWYKKGALPLSMEEFLKGLQSSPPFFNRKKKKREKETLIDVQDVSFSYQKKGPSLLTNLSFKIGRGEIVALIGTNGAGKSTLSTLLSRLKKPSSGQILLENKNLKEWDEKTLRQKTGYVFQNPEHQFVTDSVFEEVAFGLRLQGLLEEEVTEKTKHVLEVFQLLHVRDQNPFSLSQGQKRRLSVATMLVDEQSFLILDEPTFGQDAQTTKELLTLLDQRVKDGTTVLLITHDMELVHEKADRVLVLHEGKLLFNGPTEFLWEEQALLEKANLDLPLEIKVQCALEKEGDLLAT; this is translated from the coding sequence ATGATCGAAAATCGACTGCCTCTTAATGTTAAAAATTTAAGTTTTTCATTTGAAGAAGATGAAGAAAAAAAGCTGAAGAATATTTCCTTTTCAGCCTCTAAAGGTGACAGTATTTTTGTATTAGGACCAAGTGGTGCAGGCAAAAGTACCCTCACGCTTTGCCTTAATGGATTGTATCCAGAGGCTGTTGACGGTAGTTTGAATGGAGAAGTACAAATTTTCGGAAGAGACCTTTCTTCCTTTGAAACTGGAGAAGCCTGCCAATATGTAGGGGTAGTATTTCAAAATCCAGATAATCAGTTTTGTATGTTAACGCTCGAAGATGAAGTTGCTTTTGGGCTTGAAAATATTAACTATCCAAAAGAAAACATGGAAGAGCGAATTGATGAAATGCTCTCCCTTGTTGGACTTCTTCCTTATAAACAAAGCTCTATTTCAATTCTATCTGGAGGTCAAAAACAAAAGCTAGCACTTGCTTGTGTGCTCGCTCTTCAACCAGACATTCTTATTCTAGATGAACCAACTGCAAATCTTGATCCTGCTTCAACGAAAGAACTTGTTTCACTCGTCTCAACGCTACAGGAGGAATATAAATTTACGCTTTTAGTTATTGAACATAAATTAGATGATTGGGTTCATCTCATAAAGCGCTGTTTAGTTTTTAATAAAGACGGAGAAATGATCCTTGATACTTCGTTAGAAGACTGTTTTAAACATCATTATGAACTTTTGATTGAACATGGGACATGGATTCCGCATATTAGTTCCCTTGCCTATACAGGAATTGAAAAAGGCTGGTACAAAAAAGGAGCTCTCCCTCTTTCAATGGAAGAGTTTCTAAAAGGACTTCAGTCTTCTCCTCCCTTTTTCAATAGAAAGAAAAAGAAAAGAGAAAAAGAAACGCTTATTGATGTTCAAGATGTTTCTTTTTCTTATCAAAAGAAAGGCCCTTCACTTCTTACCAATCTTTCTTTTAAAATTGGCCGAGGCGAAATCGTAGCTCTTATTGGAACAAATGGTGCTGGAAAGTCTACGCTCTCCACCTTGCTTTCTCGTTTAAAAAAACCTTCTTCAGGCCAAATTTTATTAGAAAATAAAAATTTAAAAGAATGGGATGAAAAAACACTTCGTCAAAAAACAGGCTATGTGTTTCAAAACCCAGAGCATCAGTTCGTAACAGATAGTGTTTTTGAAGAAGTAGCATTTGGCCTTCGTCTACAAGGTTTATTAGAAGAAGAGGTAACAGAGAAAACGAAACATGTGCTAGAGGTATTCCAGCTTTTGCATGTTAGAGATCAAAATCCCTTTTCACTAAGTCAAGGTCAAAAGCGACGCTTAAGTGTAGCAACAATGCTTGTCGATGAACAATCCTTTTTAATTTTAGATGAACCAACGTTTGGACAAGATGCACAAACAACAAAAGAGCTACTAACCCTTTTAGATCAACGTGTCAAGGACGGGACAACAGTACTTTTAATTACTCATGATATGGAGCTTGTTCACGAAAAAGCTGATCGAGTTCTCGTTTTACATGAAGGAAAGTTGCTTTTTAATGGACCGACAGAATTCCTTTGGGAAGAACAAGCTTTGCTTGAAAAAGCCAATCTTGACCTCCCGCTCGAAATAAAAGTTCAATGTGCGCTAGAGAAAGAAGGTGACCTCCTTGCAACTTGA
- a CDS encoding ECF transporter S component, translating to MTKSWKLKEIVVMSALAVVFAVVYLLFTQLGNILFGMFGLLVYEFIFGIWFIVSIITAYIIRKPGAALISETIAAAVELLIGNASGPRLLLTGVVQGIGPELVFAATGWKRYSLPILMLAGMGASVTSFIMGYFLSGYNALDPSYVSTMLTVRLVSGALLAGLLGKWLSDQLANTGVLNGFALGKEHKKRVGTKNDRKSTAS from the coding sequence ATGACAAAGAGCTGGAAACTAAAAGAAATTGTCGTAATGTCGGCATTAGCTGTTGTGTTTGCTGTTGTGTACCTTCTTTTCACACAGCTTGGAAACATTTTATTTGGAATGTTCGGACTCTTAGTATATGAATTTATTTTCGGAATATGGTTTATCGTTTCAATTATTACAGCCTATATCATTAGAAAACCAGGAGCAGCCCTCATTTCAGAAACAATTGCTGCTGCTGTTGAACTGCTGATTGGAAACGCCTCAGGTCCTCGTCTTCTTTTAACAGGAGTTGTCCAAGGGATAGGTCCTGAGCTTGTATTCGCAGCTACTGGTTGGAAACGATACTCGCTGCCGATTCTTATGCTAGCTGGTATGGGTGCCTCTGTAACAAGCTTTATTATGGGCTATTTCTTGTCCGGCTACAATGCTCTTGACCCTTCTTATGTTAGTACAATGCTTACTGTCCGACTTGTCAGCGGAGCTCTTCTCGCTGGTTTACTTGGTAAATGGCTAAGTGATCAATTGGCAAACACAGGTGTTTTAAATGGGTTTGCGCTTGGAAAAGAACATAAAAAACGGGTGGGAACAAAAAATGATCGAAAATCGACTGCCTCTTAA
- a CDS encoding YkoF family thiamine/hydroxymethylpyrimidine-binding protein — MNEQLCGTSRIYGCRFSLYPMCDNFIEVIKTALREVDTSKVWIKTDNVSTCVRGRNEHVFDVVKAIYLHAAKTGTHVVLNGSFSVGCPGDSEGDVYLSEDDVLLNEEKSKDISIETAMQFALYPMGIPHYMDVIVDGVNTAKDEGVFVAGVHYATHLDGDTHTIFRTIKDAFLSSHKEASHVVMTVNLSANSPSTKRKPGDGK, encoded by the coding sequence ATGAATGAACAGCTTTGTGGAACAAGTAGGATCTATGGATGTCGCTTCTCTCTTTATCCAATGTGCGATAACTTTATTGAAGTGATTAAAACGGCGCTAAGAGAGGTTGATACATCAAAAGTATGGATTAAAACGGATAATGTGAGCACATGTGTACGCGGAAGGAATGAACATGTTTTCGACGTTGTAAAAGCTATTTATCTTCATGCAGCTAAAACAGGAACTCACGTTGTATTGAATGGTTCCTTCTCTGTTGGATGTCCTGGAGATTCTGAAGGTGATGTTTACTTATCCGAAGATGATGTGCTCTTAAACGAGGAGAAAAGCAAGGATATTTCGATTGAAACAGCTATGCAGTTCGCTCTTTATCCAATGGGGATTCCTCACTATATGGACGTGATTGTGGATGGCGTTAACACAGCAAAAGACGAGGGAGTATTTGTTGCTGGTGTTCACTATGCAACACATCTTGATGGCGATACGCACACTATTTTCAGGACAATTAAGGATGCTTTTCTTTCTTCTCACAAAGAAGCAAGTCACGTTGTAATGACCGTCAACTTATCAGCAAACAGCCCTTCAACAAAAAGAAAGCCTGGTGATGGAAAATGA
- a CDS encoding DUF418 domain-containing protein — protein sequence MKNALSPLRGAERISSVDTMRGFALFGILLVNMLIFQYGLFGEYEYIETAQGLEKISASFINIFGTGSFVTLFSFLFGFGVMILRDRSREKQRRFWTVYLRRLLLLLAFGLLHGTYIWEGDILTSYALCGFCLFLFLWCKPKVWLTIALVIIGLMSAFSFIPAEEGSEDTLEASPSYLAQEKEVYATGSYSEVVHFRNNSMPFEDTSDGEMIAFGIFGVLASLPMFFLGAYVAAKRWLHEPDRYVSLYKKMWWISLLIGFPLKIVPQFLQNESLEGLSASLGAPLVAIFYISSIALLTYSNRWKKLSNALARAGKLSLTNYLSQSIFFTFLFYGYGFGLFSKVGVTSGIVFTLVFFTIQLFLSKLWLQFFIIGPLEWIWRLWTYLKIPSIKRKKKKRPTQISAGL from the coding sequence ATGAAAAATGCTCTTTCCCCTCTCAGAGGTGCTGAACGAATTTCTTCTGTTGATACAATGAGAGGCTTTGCTCTCTTTGGAATTTTGCTTGTTAATATGCTCATTTTTCAATATGGACTATTTGGTGAATATGAATATATTGAAACAGCTCAAGGATTGGAAAAGATTTCAGCCTCCTTCATTAATATTTTCGGTACCGGAAGCTTTGTAACCCTTTTTTCTTTTCTATTTGGATTTGGTGTTATGATTTTAAGAGATCGAAGTCGAGAAAAACAGCGACGTTTTTGGACCGTTTACTTACGCCGCCTCCTTCTTCTTCTCGCATTTGGACTTTTACATGGAACTTATATTTGGGAAGGTGATATTTTAACATCTTACGCTTTATGCGGCTTTTGTTTATTTTTGTTTCTCTGGTGCAAACCAAAAGTATGGCTTACAATTGCTCTTGTAATTATCGGTTTGATGAGCGCCTTTTCATTTATTCCTGCCGAGGAAGGAAGTGAAGATACTCTAGAAGCAAGTCCTTCCTACCTTGCACAAGAAAAAGAAGTATATGCAACAGGCTCTTATAGTGAAGTTGTTCATTTTAGAAACAATAGTATGCCTTTTGAAGATACAAGCGATGGAGAGATGATTGCTTTTGGTATCTTTGGTGTTCTTGCTTCTCTTCCTATGTTCTTTTTAGGAGCATATGTTGCTGCTAAGAGGTGGCTGCATGAGCCAGATCGCTATGTTTCTCTTTATAAGAAAATGTGGTGGATTTCTCTTCTCATTGGATTTCCATTAAAAATCGTCCCACAATTTTTGCAAAATGAAAGTTTAGAAGGTCTTAGTGCTTCATTAGGAGCTCCTCTTGTCGCCATTTTTTATATTTCAAGCATTGCTCTTTTAACCTATAGTAATCGATGGAAAAAGCTATCTAATGCGTTAGCTCGAGCTGGAAAACTTTCTCTAACAAACTATCTTTCTCAATCCATCTTCTTTACCTTCCTTTTTTATGGATATGGATTTGGATTATTCAGTAAAGTAGGGGTTACAAGCGGTATCGTATTTACCCTTGTTTTCTTTACGATTCAGCTTTTCCTTAGCAAACTGTGGCTCCAATTCTTCATTATTGGACCTTTAGAATGGATTTGGAGACTTTGGACATATTTGAAGATTCCTAGCATTAAAAGAAAGAAAAAAAAGCGGCCTACGCAAATTTCCGCTGGTCTGTAA
- a CDS encoding response regulator transcription factor codes for MNNEKILLVDDEKALTEMLGVVLKKEGFSNIKIAHNVKDAFSYCKQEQFDLIVLDIMLPDGSGFDLCPQIRQLTNAPILFLTARQSDLDKLTGFAIGGDDYITKPFNPLEVVARIKAQLRRRGLNEAEVTREQEQFSFGNVMICERAGELTVKGQKIECPAQVFQLLLFFCKHPNQVFSKAQIYEKVWNERIIEGDENTVMVHIRRIRERIEENPSKPKHLVTVRGLGYKLMTEGTLS; via the coding sequence ATGAACAATGAAAAAATATTACTTGTTGATGATGAGAAGGCTTTAACAGAAATGCTTGGTGTTGTACTAAAGAAAGAAGGCTTTTCAAATATTAAAATAGCTCATAACGTAAAGGACGCGTTTTCATATTGTAAGCAAGAACAGTTTGATTTAATTGTGTTAGATATTATGCTTCCAGATGGCTCTGGATTTGACTTGTGTCCGCAAATTAGGCAGCTTACAAATGCCCCTATTTTATTTTTAACGGCACGTCAGTCAGATCTTGATAAATTAACAGGATTTGCGATTGGAGGAGATGACTATATTACAAAGCCATTTAATCCGCTTGAAGTTGTGGCCCGCATTAAAGCACAGCTAAGACGTCGTGGATTAAATGAAGCAGAAGTCACACGTGAGCAAGAACAGTTTTCATTTGGAAACGTGATGATCTGTGAACGAGCAGGAGAGCTTACAGTGAAAGGACAAAAAATAGAGTGTCCTGCTCAAGTTTTTCAGCTTCTTCTCTTTTTTTGTAAGCATCCAAATCAAGTGTTTAGCAAAGCACAAATTTATGAGAAAGTATGGAACGAACGGATTATTGAAGGTGATGAAAATACGGTAATGGTTCATATTCGTCGCATTCGGGAACGAATTGAAGAAAATCCAAGTAAGCCAAAACATCTAGTAACGGTAAGAGGACTCGGGTATAAGCTTATGACGGAAGGAACTTTGTCATGA